From the Pseudarthrobacter sp. MM222 genome, one window contains:
- a CDS encoding N(5)-(carboxyethyl)ornithine synthase, with product MSGTSSRLTLGVLASTRKPDERRLPIHPLHLDRIAPELRHQLILEEGYGERFGVSNEHLAPLVGRIVPRAQLLAEADVVLLPKPQPEDLAELRDGQVLWGWPHCVQDRAITQLAIDKKLTLIAFEAMNHWASDGGFGLHVFHKNNELAGYCSVLHALALTGSTGVYGRRLSAVVIGFGATARGAVTALNAHGIHDVQVLTNRGVAAVGSPIHSVRIAQFDHDDKAPFLSEVITERGRVPLAPFLAESDIVVNCTLQDPNAPLTYLRTEDLDAFRPGSLIVDVSCDEGMGFSWAKTTTFADPMFKVGDHIDYYAVDHSPSYLWNASSWEISEALLPFLETVVSGPEAWTSNETIRRAIEIRDGVVLNPDILQFQQRQPEYPHLPTAG from the coding sequence GTGAGCGGCACCTCGAGCCGGCTCACCCTCGGAGTCCTCGCCAGCACGCGGAAGCCTGACGAGCGGCGCCTCCCGATCCACCCCCTCCACCTGGACCGCATCGCACCGGAACTCAGGCACCAGCTGATCCTGGAAGAGGGCTACGGCGAGCGTTTCGGCGTCTCAAACGAGCACCTGGCGCCCCTCGTGGGGCGCATCGTGCCGCGCGCGCAGCTGCTGGCGGAGGCCGACGTCGTCCTCCTTCCCAAGCCGCAGCCCGAAGACCTGGCCGAACTCCGGGACGGGCAGGTCCTCTGGGGCTGGCCGCACTGTGTCCAGGACCGGGCCATCACGCAGCTGGCGATCGACAAGAAGCTCACACTGATCGCCTTCGAGGCGATGAACCACTGGGCCAGCGACGGCGGATTCGGCCTGCACGTGTTCCACAAGAACAACGAACTGGCCGGCTACTGCTCCGTGCTTCATGCCCTGGCGCTGACCGGCTCCACCGGCGTCTATGGCCGGCGCCTGAGCGCCGTCGTGATCGGCTTCGGGGCCACCGCCCGCGGCGCGGTGACGGCCCTCAACGCCCACGGCATCCACGATGTCCAGGTGCTGACCAACCGCGGCGTCGCCGCGGTTGGCTCGCCCATCCACTCGGTGCGGATCGCGCAGTTCGACCACGACGACAAGGCCCCGTTCCTCAGCGAGGTCATCACCGAACGCGGCCGCGTGCCGCTGGCGCCGTTCCTCGCCGAGAGCGACATCGTGGTCAACTGCACGCTGCAGGACCCCAATGCGCCGCTGACCTACCTGCGGACCGAAGACCTGGACGCGTTCCGGCCCGGCAGCCTGATCGTGGACGTGTCCTGCGACGAGGGCATGGGCTTCAGCTGGGCGAAGACCACCACGTTCGCCGATCCCATGTTCAAAGTGGGCGACCACATCGACTACTACGCGGTGGACCACAGCCCTTCCTACCTGTGGAACGCCTCCAGCTGGGAAATCAGCGAGGCACTGTTGCCCTTCCTGGAAACCGTGGTGTCGGGTCCCGAGGCGTGGACGTCGAACGAGACAATCCGCCGGGCTATTGAAATCCGCGACGGCGTAGTCCTCAACCCGGACATTCTGCAGTTCCAGCAGCGGCAGCCGGAGTACCCGCACCTGCCCACAGCGGGCTAA
- a CDS encoding LysR substrate-binding domain-containing protein, translating into MFDPAQLRSFLAVAETLSFTKAAERLGLAQPTVSQHVRKLEAAAKRVLVARDTREVSLTDNGDAMAGFARTILSAHDAAARYFSGSAMRGRLRFGTADDLAITGLPRILREFRQIYPQINLELTVGQSDQLYKRLNAGQLDLVFVKWVAGAKDGTVVQQDSFAWVGLEQTALDPADPVPLIAYPAPSLSRKLAIDALESAGRTWRITCTTRQISGVLAAVRAGIGVAVMPSSLVPDDLTIITRRFDLPPVGDVDFTLIRNPLANAEVIDALTQAIAGRTLKRSA; encoded by the coding sequence ATGTTTGACCCTGCCCAGCTCCGTTCCTTCCTGGCCGTGGCCGAAACCTTAAGCTTCACGAAGGCCGCAGAACGGCTGGGACTGGCCCAGCCGACCGTGAGCCAGCATGTCCGCAAGCTCGAGGCCGCGGCGAAGCGGGTCCTCGTGGCGCGGGACACCCGCGAGGTGAGCCTGACCGACAACGGTGACGCCATGGCCGGCTTCGCCCGCACCATCCTCTCCGCCCACGACGCCGCCGCGCGTTACTTCTCCGGATCGGCCATGCGCGGCCGGTTGCGCTTCGGCACGGCGGACGACCTGGCGATCACCGGGCTGCCGAGGATCCTCAGGGAGTTCCGCCAGATCTACCCCCAGATCAATTTGGAACTGACGGTGGGGCAAAGCGACCAGCTCTACAAGCGGCTTAACGCGGGCCAACTGGACCTTGTCTTCGTCAAATGGGTGGCCGGAGCCAAGGACGGCACCGTGGTGCAGCAGGATTCCTTCGCCTGGGTGGGCCTGGAGCAGACCGCCCTTGACCCCGCCGACCCCGTGCCCCTGATCGCGTACCCGGCGCCGAGCCTGAGCCGTAAGCTTGCCATCGACGCGCTCGAGTCCGCCGGACGGACCTGGCGCATCACCTGCACCACGCGCCAGATCAGCGGCGTGCTCGCCGCCGTCCGCGCCGGCATCGGGGTGGCCGTGATGCCGTCCTCGCTGGTCCCGGACGACCTGACGATCATCACCCGGCGCTTCGACTTGCCGCCCGTTGGCGACGTCGACTTCACCCTCATCCGCAACCCGCTGGCTAATGCCGAGGTCATTGACGCCCTCACCCAGGCCATCGCCGGGCGGACGCTCAAGCGTTCAGCCTGA
- a CDS encoding MFS transporter — MAPPPPLQANVTGSPDTTTQPIAVVQERLPWRHTFISLKVRNFRIFAIGHFIAVIALWMQRIAQDWLVLQLSGSVTAVGITVALQFLPSLFLGPWAGMMADRFAKRRILMLCQSVAALLAAVLAVLALSQRIEVWHVYGIALALGFVTVLDQPARQVFVNELVGPRYLRNAISVNSTTFQLGGLIGPALAGVLLTAVGAGWAFAANAVACCSTVAMLLTLRKDELQTSAPVPKRKGMLREGLRYALGKPTIYWPWLMAGFVAVFAMSLPVLLAAFADQVYDVGAGGYGLLNALVALGALAGAVTSARRRTLRLRSVMLGAGMYGLMLCLSALAPSLVWFGAAMVLAGFWCLMFLTAANQLVQTSANMAIRGRVMSLYIMVLIGGQAIGGPLIGWLAEHVDPHAAILVSGGVPALAAATVAVVLARQGQLMLRVDLKDRRRLVKIVRGGRSRPAGAAS; from the coding sequence GTGGCACCCCCTCCGCCGTTACAGGCCAACGTGACCGGCTCGCCCGACACGACCACCCAGCCGATCGCCGTCGTCCAGGAGCGCCTGCCCTGGCGCCACACGTTCATTTCCTTGAAGGTCCGGAACTTCCGGATCTTCGCTATTGGTCACTTCATCGCGGTGATAGCGCTGTGGATGCAGCGGATCGCCCAGGACTGGCTGGTCCTCCAGCTCTCCGGGTCCGTCACCGCCGTCGGGATCACCGTGGCGCTGCAGTTTCTGCCCTCGCTGTTTCTCGGACCATGGGCGGGGATGATGGCCGACCGCTTCGCGAAACGCAGGATCCTGATGCTGTGCCAGTCGGTGGCGGCATTGCTCGCGGCTGTCCTTGCGGTCCTGGCCCTGAGCCAGCGGATCGAAGTCTGGCACGTCTACGGGATTGCGTTGGCCCTCGGATTTGTCACGGTGTTGGACCAGCCCGCGCGCCAGGTTTTCGTCAATGAGCTCGTCGGTCCGCGGTACTTGCGGAACGCCATCAGCGTGAACTCCACAACGTTCCAGCTCGGAGGGCTGATCGGCCCGGCGCTCGCCGGTGTCCTGCTCACGGCAGTGGGCGCCGGCTGGGCCTTCGCCGCGAACGCCGTGGCCTGCTGTTCCACGGTCGCCATGCTCCTGACCCTGCGCAAGGATGAACTGCAGACCAGCGCCCCCGTTCCCAAGCGCAAGGGCATGCTCCGGGAGGGGTTGCGCTACGCCCTGGGCAAGCCGACCATTTACTGGCCCTGGCTCATGGCCGGCTTCGTCGCGGTGTTCGCCATGAGCCTGCCGGTGCTGCTGGCCGCCTTCGCGGACCAGGTCTACGACGTCGGCGCCGGCGGCTACGGCCTGCTGAACGCGTTGGTGGCCCTGGGTGCGTTGGCCGGGGCCGTCACTTCCGCCCGGCGGCGGACGCTGCGGCTTCGGTCGGTGATGCTGGGGGCAGGAATGTACGGACTGATGCTTTGCCTGTCCGCGCTCGCGCCGTCCCTCGTGTGGTTCGGTGCGGCCATGGTCCTGGCCGGTTTTTGGTGCCTGATGTTCCTGACCGCGGCCAACCAGCTCGTCCAGACCAGCGCCAACATGGCTATCCGCGGTCGGGTCATGAGCCTGTACATCATGGTGCTGATCGGTGGCCAGGCGATCGGCGGGCCCCTGATCGGCTGGCTCGCCGAGCACGTCGACCCGCACGCCGCCATCTTGGTGTCCGGCGGCGTGCCGGCACTCGCAGCCGCGACGGTCGCCGTCGTGCTGGCCCGCCAAGGCCAGTTGATGCTCAGGGTGGATCTGAAGGACCGGCGCCGCCTGGTGAAGATCGTCCGGGGCGGACGCAGCCGGCCGGCAGGCGCCGCATCGTAG
- a CDS encoding sugar transferase, producing the protein MSELKQGRAVYSAFPSAGTVRIPARRQGAAGPVAGTLALPAPTFTFPDFKAAKLGRVTSSSRREGVRWANRYRHLLIGADAVVIAAVTAAAHLTRFGLSTASVVELGTFHIDYLHISVAIAAAWMLALGLYKSRDTRIVGIGIDEYRRVVSASAMLLGLIALVCFVLNIDIARGFFALALPTGLIGLLAARWSLRQWLSRQRIHGHYLSRVVVLGRPKDVRYVVSQIEKKSGAAYKVVGVALAGAHGPGAFSQGGQIFKVVGDERSVVEAVASVDADAVIVAGPMKGGGRYIQRLGWKLEQSSTQLILTTGLTNVAGPRIHSRPVEGLPLMHVELPQYAGAKHALKRIFDVVLAAVSLVALLPVFIFLAVMIKRDSPGPVIFRQERVGRGGEKFHMLKFRSMVQSAEDDLAGLLEQNEGAGVLFKMQNDPRVTQVGRWMRKHSLDELPQIWNVLKGDMSLVGPRPPLQREVDKYQHKVLRRLYIKPGLTGMWQINGRSELNWRDSVRLDLYYVENWSLAGDLIIIWRTAKMLIKPVGAY; encoded by the coding sequence ATGAGTGAGCTCAAGCAGGGCCGCGCCGTCTATTCAGCATTTCCATCAGCGGGGACCGTCCGGATTCCTGCCCGACGGCAGGGAGCGGCCGGTCCGGTTGCCGGCACCCTGGCGCTGCCTGCACCCACATTCACGTTTCCGGACTTCAAGGCGGCGAAGCTGGGGCGCGTGACGAGCAGCTCGCGGCGTGAGGGGGTCCGCTGGGCTAACCGGTACCGGCACCTGCTCATCGGCGCTGACGCCGTGGTGATTGCCGCCGTAACCGCTGCCGCCCACCTCACCCGGTTCGGCCTGAGCACTGCGAGCGTGGTCGAACTCGGCACCTTCCACATTGACTACTTGCACATCTCCGTGGCCATTGCGGCCGCCTGGATGCTGGCGCTGGGTCTGTACAAAAGCCGGGATACCCGGATCGTGGGAATCGGCATCGACGAATACCGGCGCGTCGTCAGCGCCAGTGCAATGCTGCTGGGACTTATCGCCTTGGTTTGCTTTGTCCTCAACATCGACATTGCCCGGGGCTTCTTCGCCCTTGCCCTGCCCACCGGACTGATCGGCCTGCTGGCCGCGCGCTGGAGCCTGCGTCAGTGGCTATCCAGGCAGCGGATTCACGGCCATTACCTGTCCCGCGTAGTCGTGCTGGGCAGGCCGAAGGACGTCCGATACGTCGTCAGCCAGATCGAAAAGAAGTCCGGTGCGGCGTACAAGGTCGTAGGTGTCGCGCTGGCCGGTGCCCACGGCCCCGGCGCCTTCAGCCAAGGCGGCCAGATCTTCAAAGTGGTTGGCGATGAGCGAAGCGTTGTCGAAGCCGTGGCCTCGGTGGACGCCGACGCCGTGATTGTTGCCGGCCCCATGAAGGGCGGCGGCCGCTACATCCAGCGCCTGGGCTGGAAGCTCGAGCAGTCGTCCACCCAGCTGATCCTCACCACCGGGCTGACCAACGTGGCCGGTCCACGGATCCACTCCCGGCCAGTGGAGGGACTTCCGCTCATGCACGTGGAGCTGCCCCAGTATGCCGGTGCGAAACATGCCTTGAAGAGAATATTCGACGTCGTGCTGGCCGCCGTATCCCTGGTGGCGCTCCTGCCGGTGTTCATCTTCCTCGCGGTCATGATCAAACGGGACAGCCCGGGCCCTGTCATTTTCCGGCAGGAGCGGGTTGGCCGGGGTGGTGAGAAGTTCCACATGCTGAAGTTCCGGTCGATGGTCCAGTCCGCCGAGGACGACCTGGCCGGGCTCCTGGAGCAGAACGAGGGCGCCGGCGTGCTGTTCAAGATGCAGAACGATCCCCGCGTCACCCAGGTCGGCCGGTGGATGCGGAAACACTCGCTGGACGAACTTCCGCAGATCTGGAATGTCCTCAAGGGCGACATGAGCCTCGTCGGTCCGCGGCCGCCACTGCAGCGTGAGGTCGACAAGTACCAGCACAAGGTCCTCCGGCGGCTGTACATCAAGCCGGGCCTGACCGGCATGTGGCAGATCAACGGCCGGTCCGAGCTGAACTGGCGGGACAGCGTTCGGCTGGACCTGTATTACGTCGAAAACTGGTCTCTGGCCGGGGACCTGATCATCATCTGGCGCACCGCCAAGATGCTCATCAAGCCGGTAGGAGCGTACTGA